Proteins encoded by one window of Panicum virgatum strain AP13 chromosome 7N, P.virgatum_v5, whole genome shotgun sequence:
- the LOC120683200 gene encoding uncharacterized protein LOC120683200, which yields MSGGERGTEGRDDTPAAPNRRAREGSCCVREEEDEMQGGGGGVEQQPMQMVLRVKHPTSSSLGDEEEEGEGSSRSALSVFKAKEEQIARRKMEVREKVFAHLGRVEEESKRLAFIRQELEGMADPTRKEVESIRKRIDTVNRQLKPLGKSCVKKEKEYKGVLEAYNEKSKEKALLVNRLIELVSESERMRMKKLEELNKTVDSLY from the exons ATGAGTGGCGGCGAGAGGGGAACAGAGGGAAGAGATGATACACCGGCCGCGCCGAACCGCCGAGCGAGAGAAGGTAGCTGCTGCGtgcgcgaggaggaggacgagatgcagggcggcggcggcggcgtggagcagcAGCCGATGCAGATGGTGCTGCGGGTGAAGCACccgacgtcgtcgtcgctgggcgacgaggaggaggaaggcgagggCTCGTCGAGGTCGGCGCTCTCGGTGTTCAAGGCCAAGGAGGAGCAGATTGCGAGGCGCAAGATGGAGGTCCGGGAGAAGGTGTTCGCGCACCTCGGGCGCGTCGAGGAGGAGTCCAAGCGGCTCGCCTTCATCAGGCAG GAGCTGGAAGGCATGGCGGATCCGACGCGGAAGGAGGTGGAGTCGATACGGAAGAGGATTGACACGGTGAACCGTCAGCTCAAGCCTCTCGGCAAGAGCTGCGTCAAGAAG GAGAAGGAATACAAGGGGGTCCTGGAGGCGTACAACGAGAAGAGCAAAGAGAAAGCGCTGCTAGTCAACAGGCTAATCGAG CTGGTGAGCGAGAGCGAGAGGATGCGGATGAAGAAGCTTGAGGAGCTCAACAAGACAGTAGACTCACTCTACTAG